The stretch of DNA AAACCCGGCTCCGTTTGGGGTCTCTGCGCGTTGGCTTTGGCACTCGATAAAGCTCTCCGCGTTTCATAGCTCAATTTGATAGTCGAGCACATCCATTGCTTCGGCGTTAAGCCTGTCAGCGTTGCGATTGATGATTTCCAGTTCTCTGGCCTCACGCTCTCGCTTCGCTTGCCGTTTCGCATTGGCGGCGAGCGCCGTGATCAACCTCAATTCGACACGTTCGCCTTCCGCCAAACTCAGCGGTTTGATCGGACGTAACACGCCGTGCTCATAAATTGCTTCGATCTGCATAATCACTACCTCGTTCTTCAACATTTTCCCAGCCACGCCTGCTGTTGAGCTTGAACAATTTCCGCTCCTGTTTTCACAGCTTGGCGTTTGCGACCGGGCACTTTTAACAGCTAGCGCATCGTAGCGGTTCACGCGGCACCCACGCAACCAAGCCACTCGCCAAACTTCGCTTGCTGTTAGATGAGTGGGAAAAGGGACAGGCCAAGCAACACCCCAAAGGCGAAAGGGGGGCAGGATTGGCATCCTGCTCCCCTTTTTTCTTTGCTATGTCCAGATAATGGCTGGGAAATCTATTGAACTTGAATGGATTCGATGTAGCGCATCAACGCATACACGTTCCCAATCGCCGTCATTTGTGAACTGCTCCGCTCTTTGAAGTAACGGCCCCACACCGGCATTTCCCGGCTGCCGTGTCCACCGACATACACTTCACCATCAATGATGTTCCGCATCTTCAAAGCCGGAAATTTACCGTCCTTGTCTTTTGGAATGCGAGTCAAATCTGGTAACGGAGCTTTTAAGGCCACTGCCGTTGGCCCACCGCCTTTGCCATCCTCACCGTGGCAACTTGCGCAATAGGTCATATACAACTGTTTGCCATGGGCATTTTTATCTTTCCCCTGTGCCGTAACGCCGCTGGATGTAATGACAGAAAGCGCCAGCGCAACCGCGAATCCTAGCACTGCCACTGCAATCATTCTTCGCAACATAAGTGCCTCCTTCTGATGGCTCCTGGCCGCTTCGCTCCAGAGGACGCAAACAACTTTTCTCTGTTTGGTTAAGCAGGCTCTCGCCTTTCTCCTCAATGCCGGAAGCGAAGCAACCAGAATTGTTTTTGTTGCTCTGCTCAACCGCTGCTGAGAAGAGCAAGCAATGTGCCAAGTTGGTTTTTGGAAAGAGTTGGCTAAATCCGCGCGGAATGGTTGGGTGGGCAGAGATTTTGCGCAGTTGGTGGGGAGAAATCACTACGGCGCAGCGATGGTTACGGCAGGGGGTCACCGTGCGAAGTTGCGGCCTTGAGCACAGATTCGTCTATCTCGATTTCTTCCGGCGGCACAATCACGACCTGCCCGTTCTCCCACACCGACACCGGATTGCCCAGCCGTTTGTGCCGCCACAATGCGCGCTGTACGGCTTGTTGAAAAAGCACTTCGACCTCTTTGCCGTGTATGCTAAACAACCCTTCGGTTAGTCACGCTCCGTTATTCATTTTGCCGCCTCACAGAAGCCTACCCACAAGTCAGGCACGTAAACGAGCATGATTCGTCCGGCTTCGACCGCGACGGCTTCTGCGCGAAACGCCGATAACCTGGCGGCAATCGTATCGGCGTTGATGAACTCCAACACACCAAGCTTGTCGCGCAAGAGGATTGGCGTGAGTGTGGATTTGTCCGCGCCGTTTGAGCCGGCAATAACCACGACTTGTGGATATGATGAAGCCATTCAGAGCGCCATCACTTTTGGCCAACGCCCGCAAAGTAGCCTTCACGATGCCGCGCCAACAGACCTTTCACCTTGTATTTTGCCTCTACCTGCGGAGCCAAACGAACCTTCACTTTTGTAAACCCTTGTCCAGTCTGCGGCGATGGATTAAACCCGAGTACGTATTGGACACGCAATTCAACAGCAACAGCCTCAAAAGCCGCCTGCAAGCCAGCTACATTTACCGGATGAAAAGCCCTTCCACCCGTCGGCTTGGCAAAATTCTCCAGCATTTCACGCCCTCCACCAACCTCCATGGCAAAGTTGGGACTATCTGTACGGCTCAAATGCAAGCTCCCTAAATTGATCGAATAGGTTTGCACTTCGTTTTCCTGTAATTCCTGTTTCAAGCGCTGTGGCGTAATGCTTTTGATATTGCTGTCTATTGCATTATCAACTCCATCACTCAAGAGAATAACGGCTTTGCCTGACTTGGTGCCGCGTCTAGCTTGGCCGAGGCCAAAAAAACAAGCGTCGCGCACAGCCGTCTGCCCTCCGGGCTTCTCTTTGGCCAAGTCTGTCAACGTAACTGCGATGGCGGATTGGTCGTGTGTCCAATCCAAAAGCAAGCGCGGTTCCCGGCTGAAACTCGCGATCAAATATTCATTGTCCGGATTTGCGACTTGAATAAAGCGTTGCACTGCTCCTGCTAGAAAGCTGAACCGGTTGACTTTTGAATTGCTGGTTTCCATCGAGCCTGAAATGTCCACCAGAAAAACCACGCTGTAAGGCTCATCCCGCTCGCTGAAATAGCTGATGGGCCGAACGGCTTTCCCGCTCTCAATCACAAAATCCTCGCGGTGCAAGTCAGGCACGTAGCGTCCTAAGCCGTCCGTTACCGTTATTCGCAATTTGACTGCCGCGGAGCGTTCCGGCGTGGATTCCGGTTTAGGCGGCCCTTGCTGCTGCCGCTGAATCAGTGGCTGAGCACTTGTCAGCGAGAAGAAAAGCGGGATCAACAGTGCGCTGGTCAACTTATGATTGTGCGTTCTCATCGCATCGCTCCTTTCTTGATTTCACAGTTTCTCC from Acidobacteriota bacterium encodes:
- a CDS encoding VWA domain-containing protein, with the protein product MRTHNHKLTSALLIPLFFSLTSAQPLIQRQQQGPPKPESTPERSAAVKLRITVTDGLGRYVPDLHREDFVIESGKAVRPISYFSERDEPYSVVFLVDISGSMETSNSKVNRFSFLAGAVQRFIQVANPDNEYLIASFSREPRLLLDWTHDQSAIAVTLTDLAKEKPGGQTAVRDACFFGLGQARRGTKSGKAVILLSDGVDNAIDSNIKSITPQRLKQELQENEVQTYSINLGSLHLSRTDSPNFAMEVGGGREMLENFAKPTGGRAFHPVNVAGLQAAFEAVAVELRVQYVLGFNPSPQTGQGFTKVKVRLAPQVEAKYKVKGLLARHREGYFAGVGQK
- a CDS encoding antitoxin family protein translates to MLKNEVVIMQIEAIYEHGVLRPIKPLSLAEGERVELRLITALAANAKRQAKREREARELEIINRNADRLNAEAMDVLDYQIEL
- a CDS encoding cytochrome c gives rise to the protein MLRRMIAVAVLGFAVALALSVITSSGVTAQGKDKNAHGKQLYMTYCASCHGEDGKGGGPTAVALKAPLPDLTRIPKDKDGKFPALKMRNIIDGEVYVGGHGSREMPVWGRYFKERSSSQMTAIGNVYALMRYIESIQVQ